The proteins below come from a single Lonchura striata isolate bLonStr1 chromosome 10, bLonStr1.mat, whole genome shotgun sequence genomic window:
- the GMNC gene encoding geminin coiled-coil domain-containing protein 1, whose protein sequence is MKKLQFDDSDQLQDTLLQKEEELARLHEENNNLRQYLNSALIKCLEEKAKKLLSDHGQKTSSILKSTKRRLKEDHCFVPQETPHASKARRNLFNEFTACEEQASPAVDSWVLQTLGLKDVNTIDEASANYSALSPDLGKDSYCLSPGGAADYEQREGAAAVFGCSHVPPGSSSTHPCSEDSPFLPQFSSAPCISSPVPSVSSLPAYGLPYLTGGLSPNKTEVAFTTSLSPHRNVRTHSFHQGQAFVRRDDDGGWRFTWVPKQAE, encoded by the exons ATGAAGAAACTCCAGTTTGATGATTCTGATCAA CTTCAAGATACTTTGCTTCAGAAGGAAGAGGAACTTGCTAGGttacatgaagaaaataataaccTCCGACAATACCTGAATTCTGCCCTGATTAAGTGTTTAGAAGAAAAAGCCAAG aaactaCTGTCTGACCATGGGCAAAAAACCTCTTCTATCCTCAAAAGTACCAAGAGGAGATTAAAAGAGGACCACTGCTTTGTTCCTCAAGAAACTCCTCATGCTTCCAAAGCTAGAAGGAACCTCTTCAATGAATTCACTGCCTGTGAAGAGcaagccagccctgctgtggacaGTTGGGTCTTGCAGACCTTGGGATTAAAAGATGTGAACACCATTGATGAAGCTTCAGCTAACTACAGTGCCCTGTCCCCAGACCTTGGAAAAGACTCATACTGCCTGAGCCCTGGGGGAGCAGCAGACTatgagcagagggaaggagcagcagcagtgtttgGCTGCAGCCATGTtcctccaggcagcagcagcacccatcCATGCAGCGAGgattctcctttccttcctcaaTTTTCTTCAGCACCATGCATctcctcaccagtgccaagtgtTTCCTCCCTCCCAGCCTATGGGTTGCCTTATTTGACTGGTGGTTTGTCACCCAACAAAACAGAAGTGGCCTTCACAACGTCCCTGAGTCCCCACCGCAATGTGAGAACGCACAGCTTCCACCAAGGACAGGCCTTTGTGCGCAGGGACGACGATGGGGGGTGGAGATTCACCTGGGTGCCCAAGCAGGCTGAATGA